The Osmia bicornis bicornis chromosome 12, iOsmBic2.1, whole genome shotgun sequence genome contains the following window.
TCTACCCTCTAATACAAATTCTACAGTTTCAGGAACCCATGGTAGACTTCGAAAAATCGTCCTGGTATCAACGTGTCaacattattataattacttgatttttataattaaattaaatagaatattATAAACAATTGATTGTAAATAATCAGCTGTTACTTAataaattgtttgtaaaacTTGTTCACCATTTGAATGTTACATATTCGcatgtattttatatttttataatgcaTCAAATAATTACTCTCAATTGGAAGACAGTTTTCTTGTACACAAATGTTCTTTATAACTGTCCTAAGTGTTTTTGATTTATTACCTAACCTTAGAACGGTAACATAGAATTGCTAATGACATTGTCAACATTTAATTTCTGGTCACATGCATAATCAAGGATAATAcaagaattaataaatttaaatttataataaacatatataGTATATACTACaataaaatagataattaACTGCAGGATGTTAATATTTTACTAATGTGttaggaaaataataaatgtagaTAAGAAAGGTATTTCTGAACTGCGTAATTTACTAATTACACAGTTTCATGGACATAGCAGTATTATAACTTATTTACATCTTTACCCAAGTATTTATAACTGTATACTTTGAATTGCAATGACGTTAAATTCAATTGCAAATGtacacaaaattatttataattcatatGATCTTccttaaatataataaacatatGCATCATAATATCTTTCTCCAATTTTAGTTAGGTAAAATAGATctgtacttttaatttttttttcaatattaatgcAACTCTATATTTCTTCGATTAACTTAAACATAACTCaaagtatatttaaaattattaaaatgttaagacatttaattaaaaattaattgcaactgtgttaaatatattaaatgttGTGATATCATTGCTACTTTATAAAATCAAACTAACATTGCACTTGGaaacaatttgaaattacaataaGAGTAACAATGCAATCAtttggagaaaaaaaaatattattcataaacAAATGCCAATTTGGTActtcaattataaaatgacCTTGAATATGTTTATTACacttaaattttgaattatttcatatcattgtaaaaaaatttcaataacaaatattgataatatttaatGCATATATCCGTCAATGAATATGTTTAATAACAAATGTATTGTTCTTGATATGCTTTGAATAAATAACACATGCATAAGTGCACTTTtccaaaaatgtttattttagtTCTGCTACCCGCAATTATTAGTACGCAACTGttaatatgaataaatataaatgtagCGTATAATTCAGTATATCAgcatttcataaataatataaaccgaagtaaaataaaaaataagaaatgaaatattctacGACTGCTTTTGAGGTTAAGTTATAACGATTAGTAACCTAACCTAGCAATGTATGCTTGCATGTCTTGCGAACCATAATGATTACAAAATCAGGAATTTCTCAATAAAGAACACAaaatcaaaagaaaaagaaaaatagaaaattcaatcATAGAAATTGATTACTATATATACGAGGAAATATAAGCGTATTATATACCGTTCTTAAGTCATTTACCTTTTCGATGCAATACGTACGTTTCGGAACACTTAACGTTAAAAACTTAACCtcaatttagaaaaaaagataaaagtgAAACAAATCAATTTCCCTcagttgtaattatttttcattatcaaCGATAATGCGGAgtataaaatacatttttttcatttcaactACTAATCTCCCCTCCACCGtcctgttttcttttctttgtttcgAATAAGTGTTTAAAATATATGCATTGCAAGAACAAATGATCATTTTTatatgagaaaaaaaaaaaattgttcaacTCACCAggtatttttcattatcatcCGCTTCGCTGAATACTGTCAAACTTCACTTCACAATaaagtacaaaaaaaaagtacGAGTTTCTCAACAATACCGTTAAACTGTTAGCGGATGtactgttttataaaaatcttcACTTCCTTTTCTTGAAGTCACATAAATTCCGTTCTTCGATCACAGTACAAAACGTGGATGACACCTTTTCCTTTGGTAATCAACAATGTGACtatgataatgaaaaaataaacagatTGTGATCAtggaattaaatattaatccCATGCAtgataaaatttcaatcgTAGAAGACACTAAAGAATCGTCTTTAAATGTAAACTCGACGTTACGATTCTCACGCCCCTGATGTACCGACCGTATTTTACACGTGGACACTTGTATCTTTTCGTTAATACGAGCGGTTAAAATGTCGGACTCCCACGCTACCACCTTCAGATAACTACATGTAATGGTTGACACTATACCAATGACACTATGTGCAGAGTACGCGGCACAGCACGATTATTTCACCGTTTATAGGAAAATACAGAAAGAACGAGAAGATATAGCCATGCGTATATCAACATGAAAATCCGTCCATTGTTCATCTAGTCACCTGTTAGTAAGTGTAATCAGGGTGACCCTCTTCCtgtttaaattttactttcttttcatCAGACGAATACACACCGTCGAGGCACAATTATAACTTGTAAACTGACGAACGAACGATTCACGTCTTTGCCGTGTAAAAGCGTTAGAGCTTTCTTTATCACGAAGCATAGAGAACACCACAGAATAAAGCGTACACGAGcaaagaggaaaaaagttaATGGCTACCGtttgttttctttcattcGTTCGTTTAGTTACGAATACGTTGAATCGGGTTTAATCGGGTCAAATCGGCTCAATTCAGGTTATGGCCATCGGGGAATCGAGCATGCTTTGCATGACGCAGCCCGACGACAGGTATATCACGTGGTTCGTCGCGTCCCTTTCTCAGTCGCAACGTCACTGATATATAGTTCGTTTTCGATTGACTCTCGTTCAAGTTATACACCAAAAGAGTCAGTATTCAGAGTTTGTCGGCGACTTCTCGCTCTATGAATAGATTACTTCAACAAGTCCAGATTATTGGTGCGATCGAGTACGTACACTAGTAGACATACTGCATATACCACATCGTGTTCTGGCGCCGTCGGCGCTGCTGCTGCGGACGGAGAAGGCCGGAGTAATAAAACTGGCTGACACCCCCGCGAAAGCGCTGCAATGAACTCGCCCAATTCGAAGGGTCAAAAGCACCGCGGCAAAATAATAACAGAACGCAGCCGCCGCCACCACCGTCGTCGTCGCCGCcaccgtcgtcgtcgtcgtgtGGGCTGGGGGGTCAGCAGCGTCGTCGCCGTTACCGCCGTCACGAGCGACTTTCTTAGAACAAGCCTTTGTCGTTCTTGTTGCTGTTGTCGTTGTTTCTGCCGTTGCCGCCGCCGCCGCGAGAAAAACGGCGCGACGCCCCGACGCGGCGGAAAGTTGTCAAAACAGCACAACGTCACGCGCAACTATACTATTGCTTCTGCTTCTGCTCCTGCTCccgctgctgctgctgctgctaccactactactactactactactgtTAATGCTGTTCCACCTTctcctccttctccttctccttctcctcctTCTCCTTTTCCTTCTACTACTGTTGTTATTGCTATTGCTGCTGCTCTTGCTGGTGGTTGTTCGCGGCCGCGGGTTTTGGCGGGTTTCCACGAGCGACGAGCGCGCACACCACTGGCACACACCGCGGCCGCCGTGCATTCACCTCGTCCTCACACCTTGCGCCACCGCTGTCGCCGCCGTCACTATCGCTATAGCCGTCACCACTTTTAATGTTGTTACTTTACCCTTTGTCCTTAATCTCGTTTTTACTCTTACTATTATAGATATGTTTTTctcaaaaaattttattacttcaTAATGCCGTGATCCGATCTTACTATCAACACTTTGTCGTACACTTTGATAGGACCGAGAATTATTTCGCCACGCTACTTTACGGCACGCGCTAAGATTACACACCCTTAAACTAACcttatcattttcaaaataactGATTACATATTGCGAATCACGATACAATACATACAAACTGTTCAACGTCCTTTCACTAGAC
Protein-coding sequences here:
- the LOC114880313 gene encoding uncharacterized protein DDB_G0283357-like → MHGGRGVCQWCARSSLVETRQNPRPRTTTSKSSSNSNNNSSRRKRRRRRRRRRRRRRWNSINSSSSSSSGSSSSSSGSRRRCAVLTTFRRVGASRRFSRGGGGNGRNNDNSNKNDKGFPHDDDDGGGDDDGGGGGCVLLLFCRGAFDPSNWASSLQRFRGGVSQFYYSGLLRPQQQRRRRQNTMWYMQYVY